In Brachyspira pilosicoli, the genomic window GAGTTTATGTTTGGAGATAGTGATGCTCTTATAAGAATAGATATGAGTGAGTTTATGGAGAAGTTTGCAGTAAGCAGACTTATTGGAGCTCCTCCGGGATATGTTGGCTATGAAGAGGGAGGCGGACTTACAGAAAAGGTTAGAAGAAAACCTTATTCTTTAATACTTTTTGATGAAATAGAAAAAGCCCATCCAGACATCACAAACATACTTTTACAGGTGCTTGAAGAGGGTCAGCTTACGGACAACTTCGGAAGAAAGGTTGATTTCTCTAATACTATAATTATTATAACAAGCAACTTGGGGGCAAGAGATATTGTTAAAGGAACTTCTTTAGGATTCAATGCTATTGGAAGTGAAAAAGATATTAATGACATGAAAAACTTTGCTATGGAAGAATTAAAGCAGAATTTCAATCCTGAGTTCTTAAATAGAATAGATGATATTATAGTATTCCATACACTTACAAAAGAAGATTTAAAAGATATTATAGAGATTATGCTTAGAGAGTTGAATGAAGCTATAAAAGATAGAAATATTTTTATAAGTTTAACTGATGAGGCAAAAAATTATATAATAGATAAAGGTTTTGATAAGAAGTATGGTGCAAGAAGTTTAAGACGTGCTATACAAAAAGAAGTTGAAGATTATATTAGTACAGAGATACTTTTCGGGCATATTGAAGAGGGCGATAATATTAATGTTGATTCCAATGGAGAATCATTGATATTTAATATTGAAAAAGTAAAGAACTATACAGAGGATACGGTAGAAGAGCTGTCTAAGAGTTGATTGTTAAGAGCTCCAAATATTAATTTATTTGGGGCTTTTTTATGGGATATTAATTATACTTAGATAAATAATTTTTGTTTATTTTTATATTTTGTATATGTTTAGAAAAAAGCAAAAGTTTTGATTATATGTAATTTAACTTCTTTTTTAAAATGCAGTTTTTTTGCTTCTTTTATATCAATAAAAGAAGTAGGGGTGTGTACCCTAAGGGCACGCTTCGCAGGGGGCAAAGCCACCACAAATAAAAAACAAATCTAATATATTTTTTAATTATCAAACTAAAATAATTGTATGAGGTATATATGATTGATAAAAAAATTGATGTGTTTGAGAACTATCCTGTTTATAAGGCATTAATTACATTAGCACTTCCCACAATACTCGGAATGCTTGTGAATGTGTTTTATAATATGGTTGATACATTTTTTGTAGGCAAAACAAATGACCCTAATCAGGTTGCTGCTGTTTCTTTAACTATGCCTATATATTTGGTTCTTATGTCTTTTGGCTCTATATATGGTATAGGGGGAGCTTCATATATATCCAGATGTTTGGGTTCTAAGAATTATGATAAAGCGAAGAAGGTTTCATCTTTTGTATTTTATGCGAGTGTTGCTACTGGTTTAGTATGTATGATAATATTTTTTGTGTTTTTAGAAAATATATTAAAATTATCTGGAGCTAGTTCTAACACTTATGTTTTTGCTAAGGATTATTTGCTTATAGTTGCCATTGGGGCTGTATTTGTGGTTTGTCAAATGTCTATGGGGCAGGTTGTGCGTTCTGAGGGTGCTTCTAAGGAAGCTATGTTTGGAATGATGCTTGGAACGGTGATAAATATTATACTTGACCCTATAATGATACTTTATATGAATATGGGGGTTGCGGGTGCTGCTTTGGCTACTATAATAGGAAATGCTTGTTCTTTTTTCTATTATACTTTTTACATACTCAAAAAAAGCACTTTTCTATCTATAAAGATAAAAGATTTTTTAATTAGCAGCGATATATTAAGCAATGTATTTTCTATTGGTTTTCCTGTGTTTATGAACAATGTTCTCATAAGTGTGGCGAATATTTTGATTAACAATTTTGCTTCGAGGTATAATGACAACGTGGTTGCTGGGCTTGGAGTTTCTCAAAGAATATTTACGCTTGTGTTGTTGGTGTTTATAGGTTTAGGGCAGGGGGTACAGCCTTTTATAGGATATAATTTTGCTTCAAAAAATTATAAGAGAATGAATGCTTCTATAAAACTTTCTTGTTTGTTTAGTTTTATTTCTGGTGTTTTATTTTTAGTTATTGCTTTTATATTTTCTAAAGAGTTAATTAGAATTTTTATAGATAATGATGAGGTTATAGAATATGGTTCTAAGTTTTTAATAGCGGCTTATTCGGTAGCTCCTATTATAGGTTTTCAATTTGTATTTATGTCTACATTTCAGGCATTAGGAAAAGCTTTGCCGTCTTTAGTGCTTTCTATATGCAGGCAAGGGTTAGCATTTGTTCCTGCTATATACATAGGTACTAAATTTTTTGGTATAAACGGCATAATATGGTCGCAGCCTATAGCGGATATTGCTTCTATACTTTTATCAGCTATAATGTATATTTACATATATAGAAAGGTTAAAAGAAACTCGACAGGTGCTATATAATTGTTTTTTATATAAATTTTTATATATAATCGAAAAAATAAATTTGACAAAGTATATAATATTTTATATCCTAATATATAGAGGTATATAAAAAATGGATAATCTTAATCAATTAATAGATCATACTATATTAAAAGCAGATGCTACTATAGATGATATAAGAAAATTATGTATAGAAGCTAAGGAGCATAATTTTTATTCTGTATGTGTTAATTCAGCTTATGTTAATGTTGCATATAATTTTGTTTTGCATTCAAATGTTAAAGTTTGCTCGGTTGTTGGTTTCCCGCTTGGGGCTATGATTAAAGAGGCTAAGGCTTATGAGGCTAAGTTTGCCATTGACAGCGGTGCTGATGAAATAGATATGGTTGCCAATATTGGTTTTTTAAAAAGCAAAAAAATAGATTTGTTTGAAAGAGACATTAAAAAAGTAAGAGATGCTTGCCATGCTGCTGTACTTAAAGTTATTATAGAAACTTGTCTTTTAACTGATGAAGAGAAAGTTTTAGCTTGCAAGATAGCTAAAGAGTTTGGGGCTGATTTTGTTAAGACTTCTACTGGATTTTCTACAGGAGGAGCTACAGAGCATGATATTGAAATTATGAGAAAGGCTGTTGGAGATGATATAGGGGTTAAAGCTTCTGGCGGCATAAAAACTTATGAAGATGCTATAAAGATGATAAATGCAGGAGCTAATAGAATAGGTACTAGCAATGGCGTTACTATAATGAAATCTTTAAAATAATTTTCAATATTTTTAATAAAATAAAAAATCAAGGATAATTATAAATGGAATATAGAGAGCCTAAAGCATTCTATGATGAGGAAGCCTTTAATAAGGGCTTATTGCAGTATCATATAAAATTAAAAAAAGGTGATGTTGCAAGATATGTTTTACTTCCTGGCGACCCTAAAAGAGTGGAGTATATATCAAGCTTTTTAGATGATGTAGAGTTTAAAGCCGACTATAGAGAATATGTTACAGTTACTGGCAAATATAAAAATGTTCCTGTAAGTGTAACTTCAACAGGCATAGGAGGACCTTCTGCTTCTATAGCTATGGAAGAGCTTATAAGGGTTGGAGCGGATACTTTTATACGTGTTGGTACAGGAGGCGGTCTTAGTTTAAAAGTGAAGCCCGGAGATTTAGCTATTGCTCAGGCTGCTATAAAAGACGAGGGTACTTCTTTAGAATATATACCTTTTGAATATCCTGCTATTGCTAATACAGATATAGTATTTGCTTTAAGAGATGCGGCAAAATTACAAAATTATAATTATCATATAGGTGTTGTTCATAGCAAAGATTGTTTTTATGGTGAATTAGAACCAGAGAATTCTTTTTTTAGAGAGAGATTTGAAAATAATCTTAAATATTATACATTATGTGGGGCTATAGTTTCAGAGATGGAATGTGCGGCTCTTTTTTCTTGTGCGGCTATTAGAAATGTGCGAGCTGGAGGAGTTATGCATGTTGTAGAAAATACTATGATGGATAGAATGGGTACGCATTTAAATTATTCTTCAAATATAGATAATATGATTTTAACTGCATTAGAGTCTATAGTATTATTAGAAAAGAGAGGGTAATATATTTTATGTCTAATACAAAAAATGCTTTACCGAAACCTTTTTTTAGAGAAGATGAGAATTTGGTTCATCATTTAAAACTAAAAAAGGGCGATGTTGGAAGGTATGTTATAATGCCTGGAGACCCTAAAAGATGCGTAAAGATAGCAAAAAGGTTTGATGATGCTAAGTTAGTAGCAGATTTTAGGGAATATGTTACTTATACAGGTTATATAAATGGTGTTAAAGTTTCTACTACATCTCATGGTATAGGCGGACCTTCTACAGCTATAGCATTAGAGGAGCTTATAAAGGTGGGGGCTGATACTTTTATACGTGTCGGCACTTGCGGCGGCATGAATATGAATGTGCTTCCGGGTGATGTTGTAATAGTAAGCGGTGCTATAAAGGTTGGAGGCACTATGAGAAACTATATACCTAATGAGTTTCCTTGTGTTCCAAATATAGATGTATTAGATGCTATGATTAATGCTTCAAAAAAAATTAATATAAAAACTCATGCGGGTATTGTTCATTGTAAAGATGCTTTTTATGCACAGCATGCTCCTGAGAGTATGGCAGTTGATAAAGAGCTTTTATATAAATGGGAATCATATATAAAGGCTGGATGTTTGGCTTCAGAGATGGAGTCTGCAGCACTTTTTGCAGTTGGTGCTTCTAAGGGAGTGAGGACTGGTGCTTCTATGCTTGTACTTCATAATCAAGAGAGAATAAAAAATGGTATAGATGACCCTAAAAATTATACAGGAGAAGAGGCTATAGATTTAGTTATAGAATCTATTAAAGTTTTAATAGATAATGATAAAAAATAAAGTTGGGCTTTAATTAAAAATTAAGCAATAAATATTTTATAAAGAATAGGAGAAAATATGAAAAAACTTTTGTGTTTATTATTTATTTCTGTAATGATATTATCTTGCGGAAGCGGCGGTAAGGGTTATGAATTAGCTTTGATTACTGATGTTGGTACTATAGATGATAGATCTTTCAATCAGGGAGCTTGGGAAGGCTTGAAAAAATATGCAGAAGAGAAAAAAATTGCTCATAAATATTATCAGCCTGCAGAAAAATCTACAGATGCATATATTAATGCTATAGATTTAGCTGTTGCAGGCAAGGCTCAAGTTATAGTAACACCTGGATTTTTATTTGAGCCTGCTGTATATAAAGCACAAGATACTCATCCTGATGTAAAATTTATACTTTTAGACGGTGCTCCTCAAGATGGTACTTATACAGATTTTAGAATAGAACAAAATGTTTATTCTGTATTTTATGCAGAAGAGCAAGCTGGTTTCTTAGCAGGTTATGCTATAGTAAAAGAGGGTTATACTAACTTAGGTGTTATGGCTGGTATGGCTGTACCTGCTGTTATAAGATTTGGTTATGGTTTTGTACAAGGTGCTGAATATGCAGCTCAGGAATTAGGATTACCTAGCGGAACTATTAAAATGAATTATACTTATGTCGGTAACTTTAATCCTACTCCAGAAAATCAAACTCTTGCTACTTCTTGGTACCAAAGCGGTGTGCAGGTAATATTTGCCCCTGCAGGAGGCGCTGGAAATTCTGCTATGGCTGCTGCTGAACAAAATAATGGTCTTGTTATAGGTGTGGACGTTGATCAAAGTGCAGAATCTCCAACTGTTATTACTTCTGCTGTAAAAATGCTTGGCGGTTCTGTTTATGATGCTATAGATGCTTATTATAATAATAATTTCCCTGGCGGACAATCTGTTGTTCTTGATGCCAAAGTTAATGGTATTGGACTTCCTATGGAAACTTCAAGATTTAAAAACTTTACTAAAGACGATTATGATGTCATATATCAACAATTAGTTGCTGGAAACATCAAACTTCTTAAAGATACTGATGCTGATTCTGTTAATAAACTTCCTCTAAATATTGTTAAAGTTAATTTTATACAATAAAAATAAGTTTTGATTATAAATGGGATACCTTTTGATAGGGTATCCCTTATTTTAGGAGGTAAATATTGTGGAATATGTAGTTGAGATGTTAGGAATTACAAAAAGGTTTAAGGGAATAGTAGCTAATGATAATATTACCATACAATTGAAAAAGGGTGAGATTCATGCTTTGCTTGGTGAAAATGGAGCGGGTAAATCTACACTAATGAGTGTGCTTTTTGGGCTTTACAAACAAGAAGAGGGCATTATTAAAGTCAATGGAAAAGAAGTTAATATTGATAATCCTAATACGGCTAATGCTTTAGGGATTGGTATGGTGCATCAGCATTTTAAGCTTGTTCATAATTTTACTGCTTTAGAAAATATTATGCTTGGGGTGGAAACTGTAAAAAATGGGGTGCTTCAAGTAGATGATGCTAGAAAAAAGGTTATGGAATTAAGTAAGACTTATGGACTTGAAATTTATCCTGATGCTATTATTAGTGATTTAACTGTTGGAATGCAGCAGAGAGTTGAAATATTAAAAATGCTCTATAGAGATAATGAAATACTTATCTTTGATGAGCCTACCGCAGTACTTACTCCTCATGAAATCGAAGAGCTTATGAAGATAATGAAATCTTTAACAAAAGAAGGTAAATCTATACTCTTTATTACTCATAAATTAAATGAAATTAAAGAGGTTGCTGACAGATGTTCTGTGCTTCGTAAAGGAAAATATATTGGCACTATTGATGTGAAGACTACCACAAAAGAAGAGATGTCTGAGATGATGGTTGGAAGGAAGGTTGCTTTGGTAGTAGAAAAAACAGAAGCTAAACCAAAAGATGTTATATTATCGGTTAAGGATTTGAATGTTAAATCTCCGCATAGTGAAAAAAATATAGTAAAGAATGTTTCTTTTGATGTACGTGCGGGTGAGATAGTGTGTATTGCTGGTATTGATGGAAATGGTCAAACTGAGCTTATATATGCTTTAACAGGACTTATGGATATGTCTAGCGGAAGCGTTAGTTTGAATGGAAAGGATATTACTAATTTATCTATAAGAAAAAAGACATTAAGCGGTATAGGGCATATTCCTGAAGATAGGCATAAACATGGACTTGTGCTTGATTATACTCTTGCTGAAAATACTATACTTCAAACTTATTTTACTGATAGATTTCAAAATAAGGGATTTTTAAAATTTAAAGAAATTGAAGATTATGCTAATGGACTTATAAAAAGATTTGATATAAGAAGTGCAGAAGGGGCTAAAACTTTTGCAAGGAGCATGTCTGGAGGAAATCAGCAGAAAGTAATAATAGCAAGAGAGATAGATAGAAACCCTGATTTACTTATAGCTGTTCAGCCTACGAGGGGATTAGATGTTGGAGCTATCGAATATATACATAAAGAATTGATTGCACAGAGAGATAGCGGTAAGGCAGTGCTTCTTGTATCGTTAGAGCTTGATGAGGTTATGAATTTGAGCGACAGAATACTTGTTATATATGAAGGTGAGATTGTGGCTAATGTATTAAATAAAGATATAACCATTAATGAGTTAGGCTTATATATGGCTGGTTCTAAAAGGAGTGCTTGATGAGTAGTAACAATAATTTAAAAGATAAGTTGGCAAATATTTTAGAGAAAGAAGGATTTATAAATGTATTTTCTTCTTTTCTTGCCATTATTATAGGTTTACTTTTAGGGCTTATAATACTTCTTGTAAGCAATGCAGGCGATGCTTTTCCTGCTTTTATGACTATACTTTCAGGCGGTTTCTCAGGCGGTATGAGAGGAATAGGGCAAGTTATATATACAGCAACTCCTTTAATATTAACAGGGCTTTCAGTTGGTTTTGCTTTTAAAAATGGACTTTTTAATATAGGAGCTTCCGGTCAATTTATTATAGGGGCTTATGCTGCAGTGTTGGTTGCAATTAAATGCACGTTTTTTCCTCCTGCAATTCATTGGGTTGTTGCTTTGCTTGCTTCATTTATAGCTGGAGGTTTATGGGCTTATTTGCCTGGACTTCTTAAAGCAAGATTTAATGTTAATGAAGTTATTTCAAGCATAATGATGAATTATATTGGTATGTATCTTGCTAATTATTTAGTTACTTTAACTGTTTATGATATGCTAAAAAATCAATCGCAAAATATTCCTCCTTCAGCTACATTACCTGGAATGGGATTAGATATAATATTTAGAGGTTCTAGTGCAAATGGCGGTTTTTTTGTTGCTGTGATAGTTGTTATTATAGTTTATATAATACTTTCTAAAACTACATTTGGTTTTGAGCTTAAAGCTTGCGGATTAAATAAAGATGCGAGCAGATATGCAGGAATAAATGAAAAAAGAAATATCATACTTTCTATGGTAATTGCCGGTGCTTTAGCTGGACTTGGTGGCGGGCTTCTTTATTTATCTGGTATTGGCAAACATATTGAGGTTGTTGATGTGCTTGCTGAAGAGGGATTTATGGGCATACCTATTGCATTGCTTGGGCTTTCTCACCCTATAGGTGTTTTAATTGCTGGGCTTTTTATTGCTCATATCACAGTGGGCGGATTTTATATGCAGGTTTATGATTTTACACCTGAGATAATAGAGATGATTATTGCTTCTATCATTTATTTTAGTGCTTTTGCTTTGCTTTTCAAATCTATTGTTGGATTTATATCTAAAAAGATAAACAAAAATAGAGAAACAAATGCTAATGATTAAATGCAATTAGTAAAAGATAAATAAAATAAAAAAAGGAGTTTTCAATGGATACAATTTATTTTTTAGTGCAGCAGACTATGTTTTTTTCTATTCCTCTTTTACTTGTTGCTTTGGGGGGAATGTTTTCTGAGAGGAGCGGAGTTGTTAATATTGCTCTTGAGGGTATTATGATAATAGGAGCTTTTGCGGGAATATTTTTTATAAGCAGGCTTGGAGCAAATTTCCCTCCTACTGTTACATTGTTTTTGGCTATGATTATATCAGCTTTAGCAGGAATTATATTTTCACTTTTTCATGCTTATGCTGCTATTAATATGAGTGCCGATCAAGTTATTAGCGGTACGGCGTTAAATATATTTGCACCTGCTTTTGCTATATATGTTACAAGAGCTATTCAAACTGTTCAGCAAATAAGTTTTGTTAATAATTTTAGAATAGAGTCTGTACCTATACTTGGAAGTATTCCTATTATTGGTAATTTACTATTTAAGAATACTTATATAACAACTTATATAGGTTTTGTTATACTTGCCTTATCTTGGTTTATGCTTTATAAAACAAGATTTGGTCTTAGACTTAGAAGCTGCGGAGAACATCCTCAAGCTGCAGATTCTGTGGGTATTAATGTTTATAAGATAAGATATATTGGAGTGGCTATTTCTGGTGCTTTGGGCGGACTTGGAGGATTAGTATTTGTTATACCTACTTCTACAAACTTTAATGCCACTGTTGCTGGATATGGATTTTTAGCTTTGGCTGTATTAATATTCGGTCAATGGAAGCCTATCAAGATACTTTATGCTGCTTTTTTCTTTGGGCTTATGAAAACACTTGCTTCAGCATATTCTGGTATACCTTTGCTTGCTAATTTGCCTATATCAAATAGTATTTATAAAATGATACCTTATATTGCTACTTTAATTGTACTTTCATTTACCTCTAAAACTTCTCAAGCCCCTAAAGCTTCTGGTATACCTTATGATAAGAGTATGCGTTAAAAAAGATGCTTGAATTAGATTGTTTTTATGGTATTATATAAAGCATGCATGATATAAAATTAATAGTTACCGATTTAGACGGAACTCTTCTTAATAATAATAGCGAAATAAGCGATTATAATAGAGATGTTCTTAAACATTGCATTAATAATGGTATAGAACTTGTATTTGCAAGCGGAAGACCTTTTGATGGTCTTAAGAGATATAGTAAATATTTAGATAATAATAATTATTCTATAGTTTGTAATGGTTCTGTTATTACAGACAATGAAGGCAATATTGTATATAATGAAGTTATTAAAGAAAAAGATGTTTTTTATTTAATGGATATTGCTAAAAGTTATGATGTTTATTTGCATGTTTATAATGGCAATCAGTATATAGTTTCTGAAGAAGATATGTATTTCAAAAATTATGCTCAAAAAGAAAATATTACTGATGTTGTTGTAGGATTTGATTCTATTGATAATTATAATTTTAGTAAGATGCTTTTTATTGGAGAGAATAATGTGCTTTCTAATATGGAAACTCATATAAGAGATAATCTTGATGTTCATACTTCATTTTCGCATCCTAATTTTTTAGAGGTTTTAGCTTATGGTATAAATAAAGGAAGTGCTTTGAAATGGTTGTGTGATAAGAAGGGTATTGATAGAAAGAATGTTATTGCTTTTGGAGATAACTATAACGATATAGAGATGATTGAGTTTGCAGGTATTGGAGTTGCTATGGAAAATGCTGAGGATATTTTAAAGCAAAGAGCTGATTATGTTGCTTTATCTAATGAAGATGATGGATTAGGAAAATTTTTGGAGGAAGTTATTTAATTATGAACAATAATATAAAATTAATAGCTACTGATTTAGACGGCACACTTCTTAATGATGCTGCTGAAATAACTGATTATAATAAAACTATTTTAAGGAAACTTATAGATAATGGCATAGAGGTTGTAATTGCTACAGGAAGACCTATATTTTCTATGAACTTTTATTATAAAGAATTAGATAATAATAGTGAATCTATAGTATTTAATGGGGCTATGGTTGTTGATAAAAAATTTAATTGCATTTTTACTAATCCTTTAAAAAAAGATATAGCAGAGAAAATAATAAATCTCTATAAAGAAAAATATATAAATGATACTTCATTAAATATATATTCTATACAAAAATATATAGTTGCTAAAGATAATTTTAAAATTCAAACTCATACAGAAAAAGTTGATAAAAAAAATAAAATAGTTGGATTAGAAAATTTTAATGATAGTATTGAAGCACAAAAGATAATTATACTTGGAGAAAATGATGTACTTTTAGATGTGAAAAAAAATATTGATAAATTATTTACAGTACATACTTCTTTTTCTAATCCAAATTTTTTAGAGATACTTTCAGAAAATGCTAATAAGGCTAATGCTTTGAAGTGGCTATGCAGCAAAAAAGGTATTGATAGAAAGAATGTTATTGCTTTTGGAGATAATTATAATGATGCAGAGATGATTGAGTTTGCAGGTATTGGAGTAGCTATGGGAAATGCAGAAGATGATGTTAAAGAAAATGCTAAATATATAGCAGATACCAATGATAATAATGGAGTAGGCGTTTTTCTAAAAGATTTTTTTAATCTATAGATAATGAAATTAATTTGATATCTGAAACTTCATGCAAAAAATTTGTAAATAAATTAAATAATATAGGGTCTAATTTTATTTTATCAGTTACAAGATTATCTCTCATATTAATTAAAACATCTTTTGAGTTTTCTTTTTTCTTTGAGTTCATAAATAATAATACATCATAAGTATCTAATATCTCTAGTATTTTAGAAGGTACATAGGCTAGTGCCTCTCCATTAATAATATCTTCTGCTTCAAAAGATAGAATATGTTCTTGATCTTTTTCATTTGAGAATTTATTTATTAAACTATTTGAAGAATATCCATAATAATCATGATGAAGTCCTACTAATAAAGAAATATCATCTTTAAATTTTAAAGTTTTCTTTATAAAGTTATAAGCTTTTAATGCATGCTGATCTTGATTATTGTCTGTATCTTTTAAGAAATTACTAATAGGTACTGAATCAAATATTTTAAGTAGTGATATATCATGATATAATGAGCCTATAGCAAAATATATTATTTCTGAATCTGTAAATTTTCTAATACCTAGTTTAAATATATTTTCTAAATGTTCTGTAGATATATCACTGTAAAAATTGCTAGTAACTTTTCTATATATTTCCCTATATTTATTTTTATAATCTAATCTTAATTTGTTTCCTAATCCTTTCACAAATTCTCTGTTATAATAATGCAAAAAATCTATCATCATTAAACAAACTCTATTACTATGTGATAACATATTAATATCTTGTAAATCATTATACGCATTGAAAATATAATTATAAATGTACTCTTTTTCCAAATAATAAACTATACTACTCATTATATGATAAAGATAAATTTCTTTTCCATTAATCTTATTAGTCGTAATAGAAGAGTTTTGTATATTTTTTATATATTTAATAAAATCTGTTCTAATAAGAATGCCTATATCTGTTAATATTTGCTCTATGAATAAAACTATTTCATTGTTAATTTTTTTATTTGATTTGAAAAGTTCTTTTAATCTATTTAGTTTAGTATCTAATAATAAAAATCTTTCATCACTTTTTTCTTTGACAATCTCTCTCAATGTATTTAAATTTCTATTCTTTAAATTATTTGAATAAGGTATACAGTTTAAATAAATATGATAAAAATATTCAGCTTCATTAAATATTTCTTTTTCAAATATTTCTTTTTCATCTAATAATACGTTAGTGTAAAATTTTGAGTTTTTTAATAAAGCATTATTATTTTTTATTTCATCTATAAATATATCGATAGCCTTGCCTTTGAAATAAGTAACTATTCCATTCATGTTTTCGCATTTTATAGTTACATCATCATTATATATTTTTGTCTTTGATCTTATTATGGTTTCAAATTCTATTTCATAGTATTTATCCATAATTTATTCCATCATATTTAAGATTTTTTCTACAGGAAGCTAATAAAGTCTATAATAATCTTCAGCATAAACTATATAGCCACAATCTTTTTTATATTATGGTA contains:
- a CDS encoding MATE family efflux transporter, which codes for MIDKKIDVFENYPVYKALITLALPTILGMLVNVFYNMVDTFFVGKTNDPNQVAAVSLTMPIYLVLMSFGSIYGIGGASYISRCLGSKNYDKAKKVSSFVFYASVATGLVCMIIFFVFLENILKLSGASSNTYVFAKDYLLIVAIGAVFVVCQMSMGQVVRSEGASKEAMFGMMLGTVINIILDPIMILYMNMGVAGAALATIIGNACSFFYYTFYILKKSTFLSIKIKDFLISSDILSNVFSIGFPVFMNNVLISVANILINNFASRYNDNVVAGLGVSQRIFTLVLLVFIGLGQGVQPFIGYNFASKNYKRMNASIKLSCLFSFISGVLFLVIAFIFSKELIRIFIDNDEVIEYGSKFLIAAYSVAPIIGFQFVFMSTFQALGKALPSLVLSICRQGLAFVPAIYIGTKFFGINGIIWSQPIADIASILLSAIMYIYIYRKVKRNSTGAI
- the deoC gene encoding deoxyribose-phosphate aldolase; translated protein: MDNLNQLIDHTILKADATIDDIRKLCIEAKEHNFYSVCVNSAYVNVAYNFVLHSNVKVCSVVGFPLGAMIKEAKAYEAKFAIDSGADEIDMVANIGFLKSKKIDLFERDIKKVRDACHAAVLKVIIETCLLTDEEKVLACKIAKEFGADFVKTSTGFSTGGATEHDIEIMRKAVGDDIGVKASGGIKTYEDAIKMINAGANRIGTSNGVTIMKSLK
- a CDS encoding nucleoside phosphorylase, with translation MEYREPKAFYDEEAFNKGLLQYHIKLKKGDVARYVLLPGDPKRVEYISSFLDDVEFKADYREYVTVTGKYKNVPVSVTSTGIGGPSASIAMEELIRVGADTFIRVGTGGGLSLKVKPGDLAIAQAAIKDEGTSLEYIPFEYPAIANTDIVFALRDAAKLQNYNYHIGVVHSKDCFYGELEPENSFFRERFENNLKYYTLCGAIVSEMECAALFSCAAIRNVRAGGVMHVVENTMMDRMGTHLNYSSNIDNMILTALESIVLLEKRG
- a CDS encoding nucleoside phosphorylase translates to MSNTKNALPKPFFREDENLVHHLKLKKGDVGRYVIMPGDPKRCVKIAKRFDDAKLVADFREYVTYTGYINGVKVSTTSHGIGGPSTAIALEELIKVGADTFIRVGTCGGMNMNVLPGDVVIVSGAIKVGGTMRNYIPNEFPCVPNIDVLDAMINASKKINIKTHAGIVHCKDAFYAQHAPESMAVDKELLYKWESYIKAGCLASEMESAALFAVGASKGVRTGASMLVLHNQERIKNGIDDPKNYTGEEAIDLVIESIKVLIDNDKK
- a CDS encoding BMP family ABC transporter substrate-binding protein — translated: MKKLLCLLFISVMILSCGSGGKGYELALITDVGTIDDRSFNQGAWEGLKKYAEEKKIAHKYYQPAEKSTDAYINAIDLAVAGKAQVIVTPGFLFEPAVYKAQDTHPDVKFILLDGAPQDGTYTDFRIEQNVYSVFYAEEQAGFLAGYAIVKEGYTNLGVMAGMAVPAVIRFGYGFVQGAEYAAQELGLPSGTIKMNYTYVGNFNPTPENQTLATSWYQSGVQVIFAPAGGAGNSAMAAAEQNNGLVIGVDVDQSAESPTVITSAVKMLGGSVYDAIDAYYNNNFPGGQSVVLDAKVNGIGLPMETSRFKNFTKDDYDVIYQQLVAGNIKLLKDTDADSVNKLPLNIVKVNFIQ
- a CDS encoding ABC transporter ATP-binding protein is translated as MLGITKRFKGIVANDNITIQLKKGEIHALLGENGAGKSTLMSVLFGLYKQEEGIIKVNGKEVNIDNPNTANALGIGMVHQHFKLVHNFTALENIMLGVETVKNGVLQVDDARKKVMELSKTYGLEIYPDAIISDLTVGMQQRVEILKMLYRDNEILIFDEPTAVLTPHEIEELMKIMKSLTKEGKSILFITHKLNEIKEVADRCSVLRKGKYIGTIDVKTTTKEEMSEMMVGRKVALVVEKTEAKPKDVILSVKDLNVKSPHSEKNIVKNVSFDVRAGEIVCIAGIDGNGQTELIYALTGLMDMSSGSVSLNGKDITNLSIRKKTLSGIGHIPEDRHKHGLVLDYTLAENTILQTYFTDRFQNKGFLKFKEIEDYANGLIKRFDIRSAEGAKTFARSMSGGNQQKVIIAREIDRNPDLLIAVQPTRGLDVGAIEYIHKELIAQRDSGKAVLLVSLELDEVMNLSDRILVIYEGEIVANVLNKDITINELGLYMAGSKRSA
- a CDS encoding ABC transporter permease gives rise to the protein MSSNNNLKDKLANILEKEGFINVFSSFLAIIIGLLLGLIILLVSNAGDAFPAFMTILSGGFSGGMRGIGQVIYTATPLILTGLSVGFAFKNGLFNIGASGQFIIGAYAAVLVAIKCTFFPPAIHWVVALLASFIAGGLWAYLPGLLKARFNVNEVISSIMMNYIGMYLANYLVTLTVYDMLKNQSQNIPPSATLPGMGLDIIFRGSSANGGFFVAVIVVIIVYIILSKTTFGFELKACGLNKDASRYAGINEKRNIILSMVIAGALAGLGGGLLYLSGIGKHIEVVDVLAEEGFMGIPIALLGLSHPIGVLIAGLFIAHITVGGFYMQVYDFTPEIIEMIIASIIYFSAFALLFKSIVGFISKKINKNRETNAND
- a CDS encoding ABC transporter permease, with product MDTIYFLVQQTMFFSIPLLLVALGGMFSERSGVVNIALEGIMIIGAFAGIFFISRLGANFPPTVTLFLAMIISALAGIIFSLFHAYAAINMSADQVISGTALNIFAPAFAIYVTRAIQTVQQISFVNNFRIESVPILGSIPIIGNLLFKNTYITTYIGFVILALSWFMLYKTRFGLRLRSCGEHPQAADSVGINVYKIRYIGVAISGALGGLGGLVFVIPTSTNFNATVAGYGFLALAVLIFGQWKPIKILYAAFFFGLMKTLASAYSGIPLLANLPISNSIYKMIPYIATLIVLSFTSKTSQAPKASGIPYDKSMR